A segment of the bacterium genome:
CCGGTCGAGCAGCGCGCAGACCGCAAGACTCGCGGGGTCGCGCGCGCCGAGGTTCTTCACGAGGTAGCCGAGCGTGAGGCCGGTGTCCACGATGTCCTCCACGATGAGCACGTCGCGCCCGGTGACGGCGATGTCGAGGTCCTTCTCGATGCGCACCGCGCCGCCGCGGCGGCCGGCGCCGTAGCGGGTGATCGCCATGAAGTCGACGTTGACGGGCACGGTGATCGCGCGCGCCAGGTCCGCGAGGAAGACGAACGAGCCCTTGAGCACGGAGACGAGCACCGGCGTGCGGCCGGCATAGTCGCGCGAAATGTCCGCGCCCAGCTCGCGCACCCGTTGCCGCAGCGTCTCCTCCGCGATC
Coding sequences within it:
- a CDS encoding phosphoribosyltransferase family protein → MDGDLEIVIAEETLRQRVRELGADISRDYAGRTPVLVSVLKGSFVFLADLARAITVPVNVDFMAITRYGAGRRGGAVRIEKDLDIAVTGRDVLIVEDIVDTGLTLGYLVKNLGARDPASLAVCALLDR